In the genome of Betaproteobacteria bacterium, one region contains:
- the gmk gene encoding guanylate kinase — translation MALGNLIIVSAPSGAGKTTLVAALLEADPAVRLSVSFTTRAPRPGEVDGRDYHFVSVQTFEAMRARGELLESAEVHGNFYGTSRTWVAERLAAGEDILLEIDWQGAAQVRHAFAETIGIFVLPPSMAALEQRLHGRASDSAEVIARRLAAAREEIAHVAEFDYVIINERFDDAVSDLIGIVRAERLRTVRQLRRHPNLLDQFDSSSIHGTHYR, via the coding sequence GTGGCGCTCGGCAACCTCATCATCGTTTCGGCACCTTCGGGCGCCGGAAAGACCACTCTCGTCGCGGCTCTGCTGGAAGCCGATCCCGCGGTGCGCCTGTCGGTCTCGTTCACTACGCGTGCGCCGCGACCGGGCGAGGTCGATGGCCGCGACTACCACTTCGTCTCCGTGCAGACCTTCGAGGCGATGCGCGCGCGCGGCGAGTTGCTGGAAAGCGCCGAAGTGCACGGCAATTTCTACGGTACGTCGCGCACCTGGGTGGCGGAGCGACTTGCCGCCGGCGAGGACATCCTGCTGGAGATCGACTGGCAGGGCGCGGCGCAGGTGCGACATGCGTTCGCGGAAACGATCGGCATCTTCGTCCTGCCGCCCTCGATGGCGGCGCTCGAACAGCGGTTGCACGGACGCGCATCGGACAGCGCCGAGGTCATCGCGCGCAGACTCGCAGCGGCGCGCGAGGAGATCGCCCATGTTGCTGAATTTGATTATGTTATTATTAACGAGCGGTTCGATGATGCGGTCAGTGACTTGATCGGCATCGTGCGGGCCGAGCGCCTGCGCACTGTGAGACAGCTGCGCCGTCATCCGAACCTTCTCGATCAATTCGACTCAAGTTCCATCCATGGCACGCATTACCGTTGA
- a CDS encoding DNA-directed RNA polymerase subunit omega — MARITVDDVLKYLPNRFELTLAATYRARQLANGATPMVESNKDKPTVIALREMALGKVGREILNRGQT; from the coding sequence ATGGCACGCATTACCGTTGACGATGTATTGAAGTACCTCCCGAACCGTTTCGAGCTGACGCTCGCCGCAACGTACCGCGCCCGCCAGCTCGCGAATGGCGCCACACCGATGGTAGAGTCGAACAAGGACAAGCCAACGGTGATTGCACTGCGCGAGATGGCACTGGGCAAGGTCGGTCGGGAGATACTCAACCGGGGTCAGACCTGA